Proteins encoded in a region of the Mucilaginibacter sabulilitoris genome:
- a CDS encoding PepSY-associated TM helix domain-containing protein: protein MAQLKNIKRWFWWHRWTSLICTLFLLLLCLTGLPLIFGEEIDKLLDKDPPYAVLPKETPMANLDGMVNASKRLYPKQLVTYLFLDDEEPQVLVGMAPTMKPDDKLEHSMQFDARTAKLLKDELPFTQQPQTFMGLMLSLHIDLFMELPGELFLGLMGVLFVISMISGIVLYAPFMKKLDFGTLRQDRSRRLKWLDLHNLLGIATAVWLLVVGITGVINELSTPLFGLWQITDVKTMLDKYHGQPTPKQQELTSVQDAHDIAKKAVPGMIITSVIYPGNTFGSPYHYLFWAHGNTPLTSRLFSPVLVDARTGKLTAVVKMPFYLRALEVSRPLHFGDYGGMPLKILWALFDVVAIVVLVSGIYLWFDRRKLYATYFKNMETNQEINA from the coding sequence ATGGCACAACTAAAAAATATCAAACGCTGGTTCTGGTGGCACCGCTGGACAAGCCTCATCTGTACGTTGTTTCTGCTGCTGCTCTGCCTGACTGGGCTGCCGCTCATTTTTGGAGAAGAAATAGACAAACTGCTCGATAAAGATCCGCCTTATGCAGTTTTACCAAAAGAAACACCTATGGCCAACCTGGATGGTATGGTGAATGCATCAAAACGGCTTTATCCTAAACAACTGGTTACTTACCTCTTTTTGGATGATGAAGAGCCTCAGGTATTAGTAGGTATGGCACCGACCATGAAACCCGACGATAAACTGGAACATTCTATGCAGTTTGACGCGCGTACGGCCAAACTTTTAAAAGACGAACTCCCATTTACACAACAACCGCAGACTTTTATGGGCCTGATGCTTTCTTTGCATATCGATTTGTTTATGGAGCTGCCGGGAGAACTGTTCCTTGGGCTTATGGGGGTATTGTTTGTTATCTCCATGATTTCGGGTATAGTATTATACGCGCCATTTATGAAAAAGCTTGACTTCGGGACCCTGAGGCAGGACCGTTCCCGCCGGCTAAAATGGCTCGACCTGCATAACCTGCTGGGTATTGCCACCGCTGTATGGCTGTTGGTAGTTGGTATTACCGGTGTTATTAACGAATTATCTACCCCCTTGTTCGGGCTGTGGCAGATCACGGACGTAAAGACAATGCTGGACAAATATCATGGGCAGCCCACACCTAAACAACAGGAGCTTACTTCGGTACAGGACGCTCACGATATTGCCAAAAAGGCCGTACCCGGAATGATCATAACCAGCGTAATTTACCCCGGCAATACTTTTGGCAGTCCTTATCATTATTTATTTTGGGCGCATGGCAATACGCCGTTAACGTCAAGGTTGTTTAGCCCGGTATTGGTTGATGCCCGTACGGGTAAGCTGACAGCTGTTGTAAAAATGCCATTTTACCTGCGCGCGCTGGAAGTTTCCAGACCACTCCATTTCGGTGATTATGGCGGTATGCCATTAAAAATTTTGTGGGCTTTGTTTGATGTTGTAGCTATTGTGGTACTTGTCAGCGGTATATATTTATGGTTCGACCGTCGCAAACTGTACGCGACCTATTTTAAAAACATGGAAACTAATCAAGAAATCAATGCCTGA
- a CDS encoding TonB-dependent receptor, whose amino-acid sequence MIAQYANAQQPFGSIKGTVKTSDGKPGESVTITIQGTTRGTTVDQNGDFQLNRIKPGNYTLVTSLIGLSPQKQQITVKTGETLTVDIILSESSQRLQEVVITSGKVNKFTKQQSETVAKMPLLNLENPQVYTTVTKELLQDQLTVRYSDALKNVPGVIMQLENNNAGSTVTSRGFSTQSYLRNGVPGDVSSVTFDPINIETIEAIKGPSGALYGSSLISFGGLFNRVTKKPFDTFKGEIAYTGGGFGLSRFTADINTPLNADKTLLFRLNTGGHHEGSYQDAGFSSYVSVAPSLTYKIDDNTTLNIDGEYTNQKANNFYRIFVDGSYATGAHSPKDLNFDWNKRFIGDDITIRPKQANLFAQLDHKFSKQWSSRTNLSFLSGTEDGMSGYMVMTAHNDSLTRNMSYENYYNSYATDIQQNFNGDFHIGSMRNRLLTGLEFFSLSNRSNSTFTTFDKLNAANPGAAYTDLTAPALLSRVQTGPFSVSSSLQNTYSAYIQDVLNITDNFLAMASIRWDYFDNKGVKDASAGNIPDGAFHQSAFSPKFGLVYQVVPEKVSLFANYMNGFQNNSPGKQPDGTISSFKPSQANQWEAGAKFNVLGDKLSGSISYYDIKVKDILRSDYPARPDFTVQDGSQYSKGVEFQLISNPLRGFNVIAGYAYNSSQYKKVDPTLDGFRPGSAGPANLANLWLSYRLPEGSLKGFGLGFGGNYASKNAVINDSEDLFVLPSYTTLNASLSYEKSRYGITCKVDNLTDKKYWVGWVTTIPQMPARVSISGTIKF is encoded by the coding sequence ATGATCGCACAATACGCCAACGCACAACAGCCATTTGGTTCAATTAAAGGTACCGTAAAAACATCCGATGGAAAACCGGGCGAATCTGTTACCATTACTATACAGGGAACTACCCGCGGTACAACTGTTGATCAAAACGGCGACTTTCAGCTAAATAGGATAAAACCGGGTAACTATACCCTGGTCACCAGCCTCATCGGTCTTTCGCCGCAAAAACAACAAATTACGGTCAAAACCGGCGAAACTTTAACTGTCGATATTATTTTGTCTGAAAGCAGCCAGCGGTTACAGGAAGTAGTTATTACTTCGGGTAAGGTGAATAAATTTACCAAACAGCAAAGCGAAACCGTTGCCAAAATGCCACTACTAAACCTGGAAAATCCGCAGGTTTATACCACGGTAACTAAAGAGCTGTTGCAGGACCAACTGACCGTGCGCTACTCAGATGCGTTGAAGAATGTGCCCGGCGTGATCATGCAACTGGAGAATAACAATGCAGGCAGTACGGTAACTTCCCGGGGATTTTCTACCCAGTCGTATCTGCGGAATGGTGTACCCGGCGATGTGAGCAGCGTAACCTTCGACCCCATTAATATCGAAACTATTGAAGCCATTAAAGGCCCGTCAGGCGCGCTCTATGGCAGCAGCCTGATATCCTTCGGGGGCTTATTCAACCGTGTTACCAAAAAGCCATTTGACACTTTTAAAGGAGAAATTGCTTATACCGGCGGCGGATTTGGTTTAAGCAGGTTCACAGCCGATATTAATACCCCCTTAAACGCCGACAAAACCTTGTTATTCCGGTTGAACACAGGTGGACATCATGAGGGCAGTTACCAGGATGCCGGGTTTTCTTCTTACGTATCTGTCGCACCGTCATTAACCTATAAAATTGATGATAACACTACACTTAATATAGACGGGGAATATACCAACCAAAAAGCCAATAACTTTTACCGCATATTTGTTGATGGCTCCTACGCCACCGGTGCGCACAGCCCAAAAGATCTGAATTTTGACTGGAACAAACGTTTTATTGGCGACGATATCACTATCAGACCCAAACAGGCCAACCTGTTTGCTCAGCTTGATCACAAGTTTTCCAAACAATGGAGTTCCCGTACCAACCTTAGTTTTCTGAGCGGTACAGAGGATGGCATGAGCGGCTATATGGTCATGACCGCTCACAACGATTCGCTGACACGGAATATGAGTTACGAGAACTATTATAACAGTTATGCCACAGATATTCAGCAAAATTTCAACGGTGATTTCCATATTGGCAGCATGCGCAACCGTTTGCTCACCGGTCTGGAGTTCTTTTCCCTGTCTAACCGGTCCAATTCAACCTTTACAACATTCGACAAGCTTAATGCAGCTAACCCCGGGGCTGCTTATACAGACCTTACCGCGCCCGCTTTACTAAGCCGTGTGCAGACCGGCCCTTTCTCGGTGAGCTCATCGCTGCAAAACACTTACAGCGCTTACATTCAGGATGTGCTGAACATTACAGATAACTTTCTGGCAATGGCCAGCATCCGCTGGGATTATTTTGACAACAAGGGCGTAAAAGATGCTTCGGCAGGAAATATCCCCGATGGAGCTTTTCACCAGAGCGCCTTTTCGCCAAAGTTCGGTTTAGTGTACCAGGTAGTTCCTGAAAAAGTTTCCCTGTTTGCCAATTACATGAATGGCTTTCAGAACAACAGTCCCGGTAAACAGCCCGATGGTACCATCAGCAGCTTTAAGCCATCACAGGCCAATCAATGGGAAGCGGGCGCTAAGTTTAATGTATTGGGCGATAAGCTGAGCGGCAGCATCAGCTATTACGATATCAAGGTAAAGGATATATTACGCAGTGATTATCCTGCAAGGCCCGACTTTACGGTGCAAGACGGCAGTCAATACAGTAAAGGTGTTGAATTTCAACTGATCTCTAATCCGTTGCGTGGGTTTAACGTTATTGCAGGTTATGCTTATAACAGCAGTCAGTACAAAAAAGTTGATCCAACGCTTGATGGTTTCCGCCCCGGCAGCGCGGGCCCGGCAAACCTGGCCAACCTGTGGCTAAGCTACCGCTTGCCCGAAGGCAGTCTTAAAGGATTCGGATTAGGCTTTGGCGGTAACTATGCGAGTAAAAACGCGGTAATTAATGACAGTGAAGATCTGTTTGTTTTGCCCTCATACACTACACTTAACGCTTCACTTTCTTATGAAAAGTCGCGCTATGGGATTACCTGCAAAGTTGATAACCTGACCGATAAAAAATACTGGGTAGGATGGGTAACTACTATTCCGCAAATGCCGGCCAGGGTTAGTATAAGCGGAACAATAAAGTTCTGA
- a CDS encoding alpha/beta fold hydrolase: METQLKLNHHRFLVLAVMIISFLQIFTFGSAFAQVAKQADSNTSKTVTEPFGPIKQINAGVLNIGYAEVGPANGPVVILLHGWPYDIYSFTDVAPLLTAKGYRVLIPYLRGYGTTRFLLSETPRNGQQAAIASDIIAFMDALKIQKATLAGFDWGARTAVIIAALWPERCKALVSVSGYIISNRQANLQPLPPKAELGWWYQYYFATERGKLGYSANTHDFNKLIWKIASPKWNFDDATFDRSAKAFDNPDHVAIVIHNYRWRLSLAEGEAKYDELEKRLAAGPVVTVPTITIGSDFDGAAADGAGYAKKFTGKYSHKILNGIGHDVPQEAPKAFADAIIEVDGY, encoded by the coding sequence ATGGAAACTCAACTCAAATTAAATCATCACCGCTTTCTTGTATTGGCAGTCATGATCATTAGCTTCTTGCAGATATTTACATTTGGTTCGGCATTTGCACAGGTTGCAAAACAAGCGGATAGCAATACCTCAAAGACGGTAACCGAGCCATTTGGTCCTATAAAACAGATCAATGCGGGCGTTCTGAATATCGGCTACGCTGAAGTAGGTCCGGCAAATGGCCCTGTGGTTATTTTATTGCATGGCTGGCCTTACGATATTTACAGCTTTACAGATGTTGCTCCCTTACTAACCGCCAAAGGCTACAGGGTGCTTATCCCGTATCTACGTGGCTATGGCACAACCCGTTTCCTGTTGAGCGAGACGCCTCGTAATGGTCAGCAAGCGGCTATCGCTTCAGATATTATCGCTTTCATGGATGCCCTGAAGATACAGAAGGCTACCCTTGCCGGATTTGACTGGGGTGCACGCACTGCCGTTATCATAGCGGCGCTTTGGCCCGAACGCTGCAAGGCCCTTGTATCTGTGAGTGGCTACATAATTTCCAACCGTCAGGCAAACCTACAGCCTTTGCCTCCAAAAGCCGAGCTGGGCTGGTGGTACCAATACTATTTCGCTACAGAACGTGGCAAACTGGGTTACAGTGCCAACACACACGATTTTAATAAATTGATATGGAAGATAGCTTCACCGAAATGGAACTTTGATGATGCCACTTTTGACCGGAGCGCCAAAGCTTTTGATAATCCTGATCATGTAGCTATTGTGATCCATAATTACCGCTGGAGACTGAGCCTTGCCGAAGGAGAAGCAAAATATGATGAGCTGGAAAAACGCCTTGCTGCAGGCCCTGTTGTTACGGTACCAACCATTACCATAGGCAGTGATTTTGATGGTGCAGCCGCCGATGGCGCAGGCTATGCCAAAAAATTCACAGGCAAGTACTCGCACAAAATACTCAATGGCATAGGTCATGATGTGCCACAGGAGGCTCCAAAAGCCTTCGCCGATGCTATTATAGAGGTTGACGGTTATTAA
- a CDS encoding 3-keto-disaccharide hydrolase, which produces MNMKKCALFVAMGLFCSVISVKAQLPSLTKKEIKNGWTLLFDGKTFDGWQKANGTPFTGKGWKIENGVISVNPADGRGGDIVTTKEFSDFEFSIDFKLEKGTNSGIKCFLIKNTSLGCEYQIIDDAHHPDAKLGINGDRRLAALYDIMPPDTTAKKVKPLGEWNNIRIISKGKHVEHWLNGKKVLEYERGSDDFKKHIAESKFKNEKGFAEATQSPILLQEHEDVIHFRNIKIRVL; this is translated from the coding sequence ATGAATATGAAAAAATGTGCATTGTTTGTAGCAATGGGATTATTTTGCTCTGTTATTTCAGTTAAGGCCCAGCTGCCTTCCCTAACAAAAAAGGAGATTAAAAACGGATGGACCTTATTATTTGACGGCAAAACGTTTGATGGATGGCAAAAAGCAAACGGGACCCCATTTACGGGCAAAGGCTGGAAAATAGAAAACGGTGTGATCAGTGTTAATCCGGCTGATGGGCGCGGAGGGGATATTGTAACTACCAAAGAGTTTTCAGACTTTGAATTTTCCATTGATTTTAAACTGGAAAAGGGAACCAATAGCGGCATTAAATGTTTTTTAATTAAAAACACCTCTTTAGGATGCGAATACCAGATTATTGATGATGCTCATCATCCTGATGCAAAGCTGGGTATAAACGGCGACCGCCGTCTTGCCGCGTTATATGATATTATGCCGCCAGATACTACAGCCAAAAAAGTTAAACCTCTGGGTGAGTGGAATAACATCCGTATTATTTCAAAAGGCAAACATGTTGAACACTGGCTTAATGGTAAAAAGGTTTTGGAATATGAACGCGGAAGCGATGACTTTAAAAAGCATATAGCCGAAAGTAAATTTAAGAATGAAAAGGGTTTTGCCGAAGCAACCCAATCGCCTATTCTTTTACAGGAACACGAAGATGTGATCCACTTCAGAAATATCAAGATCAGGGTACTTTAA
- a CDS encoding FecR family protein, producing MTQQDFIDLYEKFMSGNCTPEEMIFLEEYRDNFQLKDLPWGAEMGDKEEVKQEILNQLRAKINTHKKKHFKRYWVAAAATIVFALGFLWMVKQKDDLAFNRLAPITKDNKGPVLPGFNKATLTLSDGTDIDLNDAKSGTLSKQGDALVGKPGNGKIVYDASTTNTGKNASLFNVLTTPRGGQYQVVLSDGTKVWLNAASSLKFPTVFTGKERHVELVGEAYFEVAKNKDMPFKVTTDKLNIEVLGTHFNVNAYREDDAIKTTLLEGSVKLNTGDKQALLKPGQQATLGEQQNINIQSINTEDAVAWKNGYFVFNNENIQDIMKKISRWYDVEVIYTGKIDERDFGGTVSRFDSVTEVLKSLELTGTVHFKLEGRRITVMP from the coding sequence ATGACGCAGCAAGATTTCATCGATTTATACGAGAAATTCATGTCCGGTAATTGCACGCCGGAGGAGATGATATTTTTGGAGGAATACCGTGATAACTTTCAATTAAAAGATTTACCATGGGGTGCCGAAATGGGTGATAAAGAAGAAGTTAAACAAGAAATATTAAATCAGTTAAGGGCAAAGATCAATACTCACAAAAAAAAACATTTTAAAAGGTATTGGGTTGCGGCAGCTGCTACAATTGTTTTCGCCCTTGGTTTTCTGTGGATGGTTAAACAAAAGGATGATTTAGCATTCAACAGGCTGGCCCCAATCACAAAAGATAATAAAGGACCTGTTTTGCCGGGCTTTAATAAAGCCACCCTAACACTTTCAGACGGCACAGACATTGACCTTAATGATGCTAAAAGTGGCACTCTTTCTAAACAAGGCGACGCATTGGTTGGTAAACCCGGTAACGGGAAAATTGTATATGATGCCAGTACCACCAATACCGGCAAAAACGCATCACTATTTAATGTACTCACCACACCGAGGGGCGGGCAATACCAGGTTGTACTGTCAGACGGGACTAAAGTATGGCTCAATGCAGCCTCTTCCCTGAAATTTCCAACAGTCTTTACCGGTAAAGAAAGACATGTTGAACTGGTAGGCGAGGCTTATTTTGAGGTAGCAAAGAATAAGGACATGCCTTTTAAAGTCACCACGGATAAGTTAAACATCGAAGTATTAGGTACACATTTTAACGTGAATGCCTACCGCGAAGATGATGCTATAAAAACCACCTTGCTTGAAGGTTCGGTAAAACTAAATACGGGCGATAAACAGGCACTTTTAAAACCGGGGCAACAGGCAACACTTGGTGAGCAGCAAAATATTAATATTCAAAGCATTAATACTGAAGATGCCGTAGCCTGGAAAAATGGCTATTTTGTGTTCAATAATGAAAACATTCAGGACATCATGAAAAAGATTTCACGGTGGTATGATGTTGAGGTGATATATACCGGAAAGATAGACGAAAGGGACTTCGGTGGCACAGTTTCGCGCTTTGACAGCGTAACTGAGGTGCTGAAATCATTGGAACTAACAGGAACCGTTCATTTTAAACTGGAAGGAAGGAGGATCACCGTAATGCCATAA
- a CDS encoding histone H1: MENFQKLKEVIAAAEVDAASFYEKGNKAAGTRLRNAMQALKVLATDIRKEVTEKKNAQ, from the coding sequence ATGGAAAATTTTCAAAAATTAAAGGAAGTGATTGCCGCTGCAGAAGTAGATGCGGCCAGTTTTTATGAAAAAGGTAATAAAGCGGCAGGCACCCGTTTAAGGAATGCTATGCAAGCTTTAAAAGTGTTGGCTACTGATATCCGTAAAGAAGTAACAGAGAAAAAGAACGCACAATAA
- a CDS encoding RNA polymerase sigma factor, which yields MLHNYPDCDLWEAILLDDTKAFETLFERYWSDVYSTAFSYLKDKDACTEIVQDIFLNIWQKRNVFKIDCFKNYLTSAARYHVYKQLKAKKSSAILYIEDYDHIKIQSHGIGQADEELEYMELQQSVETSLHDLPKRCREIFILSRINNLTNDEIAQQLGISKRTVENQITHALKFLRSLLKYSALLILMASKYFLW from the coding sequence ATGCTGCACAATTACCCCGACTGTGACTTGTGGGAGGCAATATTGCTTGATGATACAAAAGCTTTCGAAACGCTTTTTGAGCGTTATTGGAGTGATGTATACAGCACTGCTTTCTCTTATTTAAAGGATAAAGATGCCTGTACAGAGATTGTGCAGGATATTTTTTTAAATATCTGGCAAAAAAGAAACGTATTTAAAATTGACTGCTTTAAAAATTATCTGACCTCTGCGGCCAGGTATCATGTTTATAAACAGTTGAAGGCAAAAAAATCGTCGGCAATACTCTATATTGAAGATTATGACCACATTAAGATACAATCGCACGGTATTGGTCAGGCAGATGAAGAGCTGGAATATATGGAATTACAGCAATCCGTTGAGACATCACTACATGATTTACCAAAACGCTGCCGTGAAATATTTATACTAAGCAGAATAAATAATTTAACCAATGACGAAATAGCTCAACAACTTGGAATATCCAAGCGCACAGTTGAAAATCAAATAACTCACGCACTTAAATTTCTGAGATCATTGTTAAAATATTCGGCTTTGCTAATACTAATGGCTTCAAAATACTTCCTGTGGTAA
- a CDS encoding LuxR C-terminal-related transcriptional regulator produces MHSPLTVVKKANFISFIGGDFPRAQDIHEEIMHTLINLHKIFPQWVICTCRSQHPGFFYLSDNYYKLLGLDSGIVSDPQLINKYLESLHPADLEHVTKCYQLMGNVLSKESASDHHKFRIIFNYRIRNAGGKYLNLHDERAALLLKGDANLYYRLLRAISEESVFSGVKMVIYKGDDDEKILEYNANSLVGSQLSKRESELLPLMRQGLLTKEIAVQLCISPNTVRNMRQKLFEKFQVNNAIELLNKVEVIPMKEKEL; encoded by the coding sequence ATGCATTCACCGCTTACCGTTGTAAAAAAGGCAAATTTTATTTCCTTTATCGGAGGTGATTTTCCGCGGGCACAGGATATTCATGAGGAAATTATGCATACCCTTATCAACCTGCACAAAATATTTCCGCAATGGGTAATTTGCACCTGCAGGTCACAGCACCCCGGATTTTTTTATTTAAGCGATAACTATTATAAGTTATTGGGGTTGGATTCCGGAATCGTATCAGATCCGCAGCTGATTAATAAATACCTTGAAAGCCTGCATCCTGCCGATCTTGAACATGTAACCAAATGTTACCAGCTGATGGGTAATGTGTTATCAAAGGAAAGTGCTTCAGATCATCACAAATTTCGCATTATATTTAATTACAGGATACGAAACGCGGGGGGTAAATATTTGAACCTTCATGATGAAAGAGCCGCGCTTTTACTTAAAGGTGATGCAAACCTGTATTATAGGTTGTTACGCGCCATTAGCGAAGAATCGGTTTTTTCGGGTGTAAAAATGGTTATATATAAAGGGGATGATGACGAAAAGATACTGGAATACAACGCTAATTCGCTGGTAGGTTCCCAGCTTTCTAAAAGAGAGAGCGAATTATTGCCTTTAATGAGGCAAGGGTTGTTAACAAAAGAAATTGCCGTACAACTTTGCATTAGTCCTAATACGGTTAGGAACATGCGTCAGAAATTATTTGAAAAATTTCAGGTCAATAACGCCATTGAACTTCTCAATAAGGTTGAAGTCATCCCTATGAAAGAGAAAGAATTGTAA
- a CDS encoding Gfo/Idh/MocA family protein, with amino-acid sequence MEKRREFIKKMAVTTAGLAVGGKAFSFTAKSYNRIIGANDRIHVAIIGLNGRGNSMSGTFAKQKNLEIGTVCDVDSRTIPKIQKKVTEAGQAAAPKGEKDCRKVLQDKSIDAIYIATPDHWHAPLTIMGCQAGKHVYVEKPLSHNPREGEIAIAAARKYDRIVQMGAQRRSSPAMIQCIEELHGGVIGRVYLAKAWYTNNRKANYLKPGTVPDWLDYDLWQGPAPRTPYQDGLIHYNWHWFWNWGTGEALNNGTHEVDVARWGLGVDFPTRVSSVGGRYQFKDDWQTPDTQIVTMDYPGRVSLMWENRSSNGRKIEGEDRGVIFYGENGSLDTDGEDYTIYDLSGKMVKQVKSAAPQAAVDGRNTASPSLGMDSLHVANFLDSIRNNRRPNCDVELGYRSVMAMQLGNISWRVGRDLHLDPKNGHILNDADAQKLWSRTYEPGWEPKV; translated from the coding sequence ATGGAAAAAAGACGTGAATTCATCAAAAAAATGGCTGTAACCACAGCCGGCCTTGCCGTTGGTGGCAAAGCATTTAGCTTTACAGCCAAAAGCTATAATAGAATCATTGGCGCCAATGACCGCATACATGTAGCTATTATAGGCCTCAACGGGCGCGGCAACAGTATGTCTGGTACTTTTGCCAAACAAAAAAACCTGGAAATAGGCACCGTTTGCGATGTTGATTCAAGAACAATACCTAAAATTCAGAAAAAAGTAACCGAAGCAGGTCAGGCCGCAGCCCCTAAAGGCGAGAAAGACTGCCGCAAAGTATTACAGGATAAAAGCATTGATGCCATATATATTGCCACCCCCGATCACTGGCACGCGCCGCTAACCATAATGGGCTGCCAGGCAGGCAAACATGTGTACGTAGAAAAACCTTTAAGCCACAACCCCCGCGAAGGAGAAATAGCCATAGCCGCTGCCCGCAAATATGACCGTATAGTGCAGATGGGGGCACAGCGCCGCTCCTCGCCAGCTATGATACAGTGTATTGAGGAGCTGCATGGTGGAGTTATAGGCAGGGTTTACCTGGCTAAAGCATGGTACACCAATAACCGTAAAGCAAATTACCTTAAACCGGGTACCGTACCCGATTGGCTGGATTATGACCTGTGGCAGGGCCCGGCGCCCCGCACGCCATATCAGGATGGATTAATTCATTATAACTGGCACTGGTTTTGGAACTGGGGAACCGGCGAAGCCCTAAACAATGGAACGCATGAGGTTGATGTGGCCCGCTGGGGCTTAGGTGTCGACTTCCCGACCCGGGTAAGCTCGGTAGGTGGCAGATATCAGTTTAAAGACGACTGGCAAACACCCGATACGCAAATAGTTACTATGGATTATCCGGGCCGGGTATCGCTGATGTGGGAGAACAGGAGCTCAAACGGCAGGAAAATAGAAGGTGAAGACCGTGGGGTAATATTCTATGGCGAAAACGGTAGCCTGGATACAGATGGCGAAGATTACACCATATATGATCTAAGCGGCAAAATGGTAAAACAGGTAAAATCCGCTGCCCCGCAAGCCGCGGTTGACGGCAGGAATACCGCCAGCCCAAGTTTGGGTATGGATAGTTTGCACGTGGCCAATTTTCTGGATTCTATCCGTAACAACCGTCGACCTAATTGCGATGTGGAATTAGGTTACAGGAGCGTTATGGCCATGCAACTGGGTAATATATCATGGCGTGTTGGCCGCGATTTGCATCTCGACCCTAAAAATGGTCATATTTTAAATGATGCCGATGCGCAAAAATTATGGAGCCGTACTTATGAACCCGGATGGGAACCTAAAGTCTGA